The Gemmata palustris genome includes a region encoding these proteins:
- a CDS encoding DUF1501 domain-containing protein: MSETTPTRRDFLRTTVAGAAGFALAGAASGRTNAPLALGRAKSCIFINMVGGPAHLDTFDPKPDAPSDVRGPFRPIQTATPGTHLSELFPKLAKLTDKFSLIRSMHHDAPPVHECGFQLLNTGRLFRDGPEWPNMGAVIDHRFERKWSDMSSWIVMPHATVDTGISVSHGQSAGWLKRGGVVPAIMDLPCFSAGPFNFCCGLASVVDDLGLRFMTINQFPTVFDAPSWDCHADGGSLRTTLTDVRDTVAPSFDTAVARLLMDLEDRGQLESTLVVATGEFGRTPKLNSNGGRDHWAGCWTALVAGGGVKGGRVIGASDRIGSEPSDRPVSPQELVSTIFHALGVPHNATIPGPDGAPVAVYPGAPVTELF; the protein is encoded by the coding sequence ATGTCCGAGACGACCCCCACCCGTCGCGACTTCCTCCGTACCACGGTAGCCGGCGCCGCCGGGTTCGCACTTGCTGGCGCTGCGAGCGGGCGCACGAACGCGCCGTTGGCGCTCGGTCGCGCGAAGAGCTGCATCTTTATCAACATGGTGGGCGGCCCGGCTCACCTCGATACCTTCGACCCGAAGCCGGATGCGCCGAGTGACGTGCGCGGACCGTTCCGGCCCATCCAGACCGCGACGCCGGGCACGCACCTGAGTGAACTGTTCCCCAAGCTCGCGAAGTTGACCGACAAGTTCAGCCTGATTCGCTCGATGCACCACGACGCCCCACCGGTTCACGAGTGCGGGTTCCAACTGCTGAACACCGGCCGCCTCTTCCGCGACGGCCCCGAATGGCCGAATATGGGCGCGGTGATCGATCACCGTTTCGAGCGGAAGTGGTCCGATATGTCGAGTTGGATAGTCATGCCGCATGCAACCGTCGACACGGGTATTTCCGTGAGCCACGGGCAGAGTGCTGGTTGGCTGAAACGCGGAGGGGTGGTTCCGGCAATCATGGATTTGCCATGTTTTTCCGCGGGACCATTTAACTTTTGCTGTGGCTTAGCTTCTGTGGTGGATGATCTCGGATTGCGATTCATGACCATCAACCAGTTCCCTACCGTTTTCGACGCGCCTTCGTGGGATTGCCACGCGGACGGCGGTTCGCTTCGCACCACACTAACCGACGTCCGCGATACAGTGGCGCCGAGTTTCGATACGGCGGTTGCGCGACTCCTCATGGACCTCGAAGATCGCGGACAGTTGGAATCGACGCTCGTGGTCGCGACGGGCGAGTTCGGGCGCACGCCGAAGCTGAACTCCAACGGCGGGCGCGACCACTGGGCCGGGTGCTGGACCGCACTGGTTGCGGGTGGCGGTGTGAAGGGCGGGCGCGTCATTGGGGCATCGGACCGCATCGGGAGCGAACCGAGTGACCGGCCAGTTTCGCCGCAGGAACTCGTGAGCACCATCTTCCACGCGCTCGGCGTTCCGCACAACGCGACCATTCCGGGACCGGACGGCGCGCCCGTCGCGGTGTATCCCGGGGCGCCGGTCACGGAACTGTTCTGA
- a CDS encoding alpha/beta hydrolase family protein, translating into MKPAFHRVLLLIVSSSALPATPLFAADLVALPDTKPLTDEGNLSEKMVAGMHKYLDRALANAPKTRDEVWKADLASKDALVKSLPAKRDRLRKMLGVIDERVPPKLEYVAEPGRASLIAEIDGCKIHAVRWAVLPGVDAEGLLIEPKEKPKANVIAVPHADQLPESVAGLIAGDSFGLRLARSGCRVLVPTLINRRDDLSGNAKLKRLTNLPHREFLYRMAYEMGHTLTGYEAQKVLAAVDWYKAQDDKLKVGVIGYGDGGMIALYSGALDERIASVQVAGYFNQREKLHEEPIDRNVWGLLNEFGDAELGAMIYPRHFGRDLHYSAPTWDGPAQSKSGRSGAAPGRLGEGFGGFTEDHRYRSFSDPTLKKDAVIDIGGPVRVTIEIGEFLHGLGVQRIALERLTPPDVKFPDPAARHKRQFDQLVACTQKLWRDSEAVRKEFWKKADASSPEAWEKSCDSYRDYFHTEVIGKLPDPKGPLNPRTRQVYDEKTWTGYEVMLDVYDDVFAYGILLLPKDMKPGEKRPVVVCQHGLEGTPRHTIDVEKRPVYNHFSRRLVELGYIVYAPQNPYYGENVFRQLQRKANPLKLSLFSFIIRQHQRTLDWLETLPNVDSKKIAFYGLSYGGKTAMRVPAVEKRYCLSICSGDFNEWIGKNVSVDLDRSYMWTREYEMYEFDLGNTFNYAEMAFLIAPRPFMVERGHDDGVGTDEMVAYEFAKVRYLYANRLKIPGNTTIEFFPGGHQVNAKETFAFLKAKLDYPK; encoded by the coding sequence ATGAAGCCCGCATTCCATCGAGTTTTACTTCTGATCGTGTCTTCATCCGCGTTACCCGCGACTCCTCTTTTTGCTGCCGATCTCGTCGCGCTCCCCGACACCAAACCGTTGACGGATGAAGGGAACCTGTCCGAAAAGATGGTCGCGGGGATGCACAAGTACCTCGACCGCGCGCTGGCGAACGCGCCCAAGACGCGCGACGAAGTATGGAAAGCCGATCTCGCGTCGAAAGACGCCCTGGTGAAGTCACTTCCCGCGAAGCGCGATCGTTTGCGGAAAATGCTCGGTGTGATCGATGAGCGCGTGCCGCCGAAGCTCGAATACGTTGCGGAACCGGGACGGGCATCACTGATTGCCGAGATCGACGGGTGCAAGATTCACGCAGTTCGCTGGGCCGTACTGCCGGGCGTCGATGCCGAAGGCCTCCTCATCGAACCCAAGGAGAAGCCGAAGGCGAACGTGATCGCGGTGCCCCACGCGGACCAGTTGCCCGAATCTGTCGCCGGGTTAATCGCAGGTGATAGCTTCGGGCTCCGGTTGGCTCGTAGCGGCTGTCGAGTCTTGGTTCCCACGCTCATCAACCGGCGCGACGACTTGTCGGGAAACGCCAAACTCAAGCGACTGACGAACCTGCCGCACCGCGAGTTTTTGTACCGGATGGCCTATGAGATGGGCCACACGCTCACCGGCTATGAGGCGCAGAAGGTGCTCGCCGCGGTCGATTGGTACAAAGCTCAAGACGACAAACTGAAGGTCGGGGTGATCGGGTACGGCGACGGTGGAATGATCGCGCTGTATTCCGGCGCCCTGGACGAGCGCATCGCTTCCGTTCAAGTGGCAGGCTACTTCAATCAGCGGGAAAAACTTCACGAAGAGCCGATTGATCGCAACGTGTGGGGGTTGCTCAACGAGTTCGGTGACGCCGAACTTGGGGCGATGATTTACCCGCGGCACTTTGGCCGCGATCTACACTACAGTGCCCCAACATGGGATGGCCCTGCGCAATCCAAATCGGGCCGGAGCGGGGCCGCTCCAGGAAGGCTCGGAGAGGGTTTCGGGGGCTTCACTGAAGATCACCGCTACCGCAGTTTCTCCGACCCCACACTGAAGAAGGATGCCGTAATTGATATCGGCGGTCCGGTCCGAGTCACCATCGAGATCGGTGAGTTTCTACACGGACTCGGTGTCCAGCGGATCGCTTTGGAACGCCTGACGCCGCCCGACGTGAAATTTCCCGACCCCGCCGCGCGCCACAAGCGGCAGTTCGACCAACTCGTTGCCTGCACGCAAAAGCTCTGGCGCGACTCGGAGGCGGTGCGGAAAGAGTTCTGGAAGAAGGCCGACGCGAGTTCGCCGGAGGCGTGGGAGAAGTCGTGCGACTCGTACCGCGACTACTTCCACACGGAAGTGATCGGCAAGTTGCCCGACCCGAAGGGGCCACTCAACCCGCGCACGCGACAAGTCTACGACGAGAAAACGTGGACCGGATATGAAGTGATGCTCGATGTGTACGATGATGTATTTGCATACGGCATCCTGCTCCTTCCCAAAGACATGAAGCCCGGCGAGAAGCGCCCGGTCGTGGTGTGCCAGCACGGTTTGGAAGGCACCCCGCGGCACACGATCGATGTCGAGAAGCGCCCCGTTTATAACCACTTCTCGCGCCGGCTCGTTGAACTCGGCTATATCGTGTACGCGCCGCAGAACCCGTACTACGGCGAGAACGTGTTCCGCCAGCTCCAGCGGAAGGCGAACCCGCTCAAACTCTCGCTGTTCAGCTTCATCATCCGGCAGCACCAGCGCACGCTCGACTGGCTCGAAACGCTGCCGAACGTGGACTCCAAGAAGATCGCGTTCTACGGCCTCTCTTATGGCGGCAAGACGGCGATGCGCGTGCCGGCCGTCGAGAAGCGCTACTGTCTCTCCATCTGCTCCGGTGACTTCAACGAGTGGATCGGCAAGAACGTGTCGGTCGATTTGGATCGCAGCTACATGTGGACGCGCGAGTACGAGATGTACGAGTTCGATCTCGGCAACACGTTCAACTACGCGGAGATGGCGTTCTTGATCGCGCCGCGTCCGTTCATGGTGGAGCGCGGACACGACGACGGTGTGGGAACGGACGAGATGGTGGCTTACGAGTTCGCCAAGGTGCGCTACCTGTATGCGAACCGGCTGAAGATCCCCGGCAACACAACGATCGAGTTCTTCCCCGGTGGACACCAGGTTAACGCGAAGGAGACGTTTGCGTTCCTGAAAGCCAAACTGGATTACCCGAAGTAG
- a CDS encoding glycosyltransferase, producing the protein MPEPAPLIVFSDDWGRHPSSCQHLISKLLPHRRVVWVNTIGTRPPGLNWSTVTRGMGKLRQWVLGERRQPNPLTPFPKKEGGTEPNTQSETVLSPSPFRGGVGEGFSPPAPLVLNPKMWPSLRSRFARGLNRRLLGRALKSVADAMPEPPVVVTTIPLVADLVGHVRAARWVYYCVDDFSVWPGLDGRTMRDMEAELAPKVDVTIAVSETLRTHLAAWGKSAHLLTHGVDLDFWHAPQSNDVPVSLRELDALPKPLIVYWGVIDRRTDLAFVKHLGEAMTDGTILFAGPHDAPDPELLRLPRVRSLPPLPFADLPVLAARASVLIAPYADLPVTRAMQPLKLKEYMATGKSVVVRHLPATAEWADCADVVESPEAFARAVLTRLQTGMPENQRRARGRLANEGWSAKAEQFARWIDGKQ; encoded by the coding sequence ATGCCTGAACCCGCCCCGCTGATCGTGTTTTCCGACGACTGGGGCCGGCACCCGTCGAGTTGTCAGCACCTCATCTCGAAGCTGCTCCCGCACCGGCGCGTCGTCTGGGTGAACACGATCGGCACGCGCCCGCCGGGGCTGAATTGGAGCACCGTCACGCGCGGAATGGGCAAACTCCGCCAGTGGGTGCTGGGGGAGCGAAGGCAACCTAACCCCCTAACCCCCTTCCCTAAGAAGGAAGGGGGAACAGAACCAAATACACAATCCGAGACGGTTTTAAGCCCCTCTCCGTTTAGGGGAGGGGTTGGGGAGGGGTTCTCCCCCCCCGCCCCCCTCGTTCTCAATCCCAAGATGTGGCCGTCGTTACGGTCGCGGTTCGCACGCGGACTCAACCGGCGGCTCCTGGGGCGCGCGCTGAAGTCCGTCGCGGACGCGATGCCCGAACCGCCGGTGGTCGTCACCACGATACCGCTCGTGGCCGATCTCGTCGGGCACGTTCGTGCGGCCCGCTGGGTCTATTACTGCGTGGACGACTTCTCCGTGTGGCCCGGCTTAGACGGCCGCACGATGCGCGACATGGAAGCCGAACTCGCCCCGAAAGTGGACGTCACGATTGCGGTGAGCGAAACACTACGAACGCACCTCGCGGCGTGGGGTAAATCCGCGCACTTGCTTACCCACGGGGTCGATCTCGATTTCTGGCACGCGCCCCAATCGAATGACGTACCCGTGTCACTCCGTGAACTGGATGCGCTGCCAAAACCACTCATTGTGTATTGGGGAGTGATCGATCGCCGCACGGACCTTGCGTTCGTGAAGCACCTCGGTGAAGCAATGACCGACGGCACGATCCTCTTTGCGGGTCCGCACGACGCCCCCGACCCGGAATTGCTGCGACTGCCGCGTGTGCGGAGCCTCCCACCGCTCCCGTTCGCCGATTTGCCGGTGCTGGCGGCGCGGGCGTCCGTGCTCATCGCGCCCTACGCGGACCTCCCGGTAACGCGGGCGATGCAGCCGCTGAAGCTCAAAGAGTATATGGCGACGGGGAAATCGGTCGTGGTTCGGCACCTGCCCGCGACCGCGGAGTGGGCCGACTGCGCCGATGTGGTGGAGTCGCCTGAAGCGTTCGCACGAGCCGTATTGACGCGCTTGCAGACCGGGATGCCGGAGAACCAAAGGCGGGCGCGCGGTCGCTTGGCGAACGAAGGGTGGAGCGCGAAAGCGGAGCAGTTCGCGCGGTGGATCGACGGGAAGCAATAG
- a CDS encoding acyltransferase: protein MSSPPVIHVPPTEDASALKSAIKRAARCAALVGVSPVLASFWLNAAVLGRGRALESRSQLLSLWPGLTGQYLRRAFLQQVLAKCHPSATVEFGTFFSQPGAILDENVYVGPRCSLGLVHLERDVLLASNVQIPSGGKTHYFDDPSKPIRDQGGERKMVTIGAGAWIGTGAIILAGVGKGTIVAAGSVVTKPLPDNVIVAGVPAKVIRNRFEPTETSASDA from the coding sequence ATGAGTTCCCCGCCCGTTATTCACGTTCCCCCCACGGAAGACGCATCTGCGCTCAAGAGTGCAATCAAGCGCGCGGCCCGGTGCGCAGCGCTCGTCGGGGTTTCGCCGGTGCTCGCATCATTTTGGCTGAACGCGGCCGTCCTCGGGCGCGGGCGCGCTCTGGAATCGCGCTCGCAGCTACTCTCGTTGTGGCCCGGGCTCACGGGGCAGTACCTCCGGCGCGCGTTCCTTCAGCAGGTGCTCGCCAAGTGCCACCCCTCCGCGACCGTCGAGTTCGGCACGTTCTTCTCACAGCCCGGTGCGATCCTCGATGAGAACGTGTACGTCGGCCCGCGCTGCAGCCTCGGACTCGTTCACCTCGAGCGCGACGTGCTGCTCGCGTCCAACGTGCAGATCCCGTCCGGTGGAAAGACGCACTACTTCGACGACCCCTCGAAACCGATCCGCGACCAGGGCGGCGAGCGCAAGATGGTGACCATCGGCGCGGGCGCGTGGATCGGCACCGGAGCCATCATCCTGGCCGGCGTGGGCAAAGGAACGATCGTCGCGGCCGGGTCCGTGGTGACGAAACCGCTGCCGGATAACGTGATTGTGGCCGGCGTACCAGCGAAGGTGATCCGCAACCGGTTCGAGCCGACCGAAACGAGCGCGAGCGATGCCTGA
- a CDS encoding glycosyltransferase, with translation MKGPIRVAFVVHLMQVAGAEVLVRETIRRLGDRIEPTIFCLDAVGRIGEELVAEGADLVCFHRKPGRDWRVSQRIARAVRARDIEVVHAHQYTPFFYSALAKPLCGFRPKVILTEHGRHFPDRVSPLRRAVNRLVLDRLADSVTACCHFSAQGLSRTDGFAGARIEIIENGIEVERYGPPADKALAKEDAGLEPDRRYLIHVARHHPVKDQVTLLRGFAASVPDLPGVDLLMVGDGPLRAELENLAVDLRVPDRVKFLGIRTDIPELMCAAEAFALTSLSEAASLTLLEAMASGLPAIVTAVGGNPEIVRHESEGLLFPRGNVNGCADAIRRLFRDPELTARLGAAGRERAVERYQLGRTVEEYYALYSRLAGR, from the coding sequence GTGAAGGGACCGATCCGCGTCGCGTTCGTCGTCCACTTGATGCAGGTGGCCGGGGCCGAAGTTCTCGTGCGCGAAACCATTCGCCGGCTCGGGGACCGCATCGAGCCAACGATCTTCTGCCTCGACGCGGTCGGGCGCATCGGCGAAGAGCTAGTGGCCGAAGGCGCCGATCTGGTGTGCTTTCACCGCAAGCCCGGGCGCGACTGGAGAGTGAGCCAGCGCATCGCACGGGCGGTCCGCGCGCGCGATATCGAAGTCGTTCACGCGCACCAGTACACGCCGTTCTTCTACTCGGCGCTCGCGAAACCGCTGTGCGGGTTCCGGCCCAAAGTGATTCTCACCGAACACGGGCGCCACTTCCCGGACCGCGTATCGCCCCTGCGTCGCGCGGTGAACCGGCTCGTCCTCGATCGCCTCGCGGACTCGGTGACCGCGTGCTGTCACTTCAGCGCGCAAGGGTTGTCGCGCACGGACGGGTTCGCCGGCGCGCGGATCGAGATCATCGAGAACGGGATCGAAGTCGAGCGCTACGGCCCGCCCGCGGATAAAGCGCTCGCCAAAGAGGATGCGGGTCTGGAACCCGACCGGCGCTACCTGATCCACGTCGCCCGGCACCACCCGGTGAAAGACCAGGTCACGCTCTTACGCGGGTTCGCGGCATCCGTGCCCGATTTGCCGGGCGTGGACCTGCTCATGGTCGGCGACGGGCCGCTTCGTGCCGAACTCGAAAACCTCGCGGTGGACCTGCGAGTTCCCGATCGCGTGAAATTCTTGGGTATCCGCACCGACATCCCCGAACTGATGTGCGCGGCAGAGGCCTTTGCGCTCACGTCACTCAGCGAAGCCGCGTCACTCACGCTGCTCGAAGCGATGGCGAGCGGATTGCCCGCGATCGTGACCGCGGTGGGCGGGAATCCCGAAATCGTGCGGCACGAGAGCGAGGGGTTACTCTTCCCGCGAGGCAATGTGAACGGGTGCGCGGACGCGATCCGCCGACTGTTCCGTGACCCGGAATTAACCGCGCGCCTCGGCGCCGCGGGCCGCGAGCGCGCGGTCGAGCGCTACCAGTTGGGCCGGACCGTCGAGGAGTATTACGCTCTGTACTCCCGTCTGGCCGGGAGGTGA
- a CDS encoding O-antigen ligase family protein — MCREEPDTAAATRDGSMKQFALMALMMLLGTAGSVVLSPVYGIAVYYTFAVLRPQAIWDWVEVFGLRVSEISWSFPVAVVTLVATVAWRLKVWTPLAVSQAPWYGNPKFNRSHYLFLAFTAWISVTYFTAINQTVAWPYFLEYAKIFVMFICATLVLRTVRDLWIIYYVMIGCAVYIAYEVNFFYFAWGWLMLATRGYGGLDNNGAALIFAMAVPLCFFAWEAHTRRWRWAFLLVIPVLLHAVLLSFSRGAMLSLLVTSIPMFLRARNKRFVAAVYLVGAVLVVGMAGKEIQERFFSIGKQDTDASAQARWVTWGIAVKMANERPIFGMGIRNSNLFTYQYGADIEGRTIHSQYLQTAADSGWGALALYVGLLLSAFVGLWQARRTLRPFTDPETLKVRSLAAGLECALILFCFGAIFLSLEHFEMPYICVLLAVQLHAITCAVKAKLGPTPSGLPPLTLPYPYPAASRPAAVPS, encoded by the coding sequence GTGTGCCGGGAGGAACCCGATACCGCGGCCGCGACCCGGGACGGATCGATGAAGCAGTTCGCGCTCATGGCGCTGATGATGTTGCTGGGGACGGCCGGTTCGGTCGTGCTCTCGCCCGTGTACGGCATCGCCGTGTACTACACGTTCGCCGTGCTGCGCCCGCAAGCGATCTGGGACTGGGTCGAGGTGTTCGGGCTGCGCGTGTCCGAAATCAGTTGGTCGTTCCCGGTCGCGGTCGTCACGCTCGTCGCAACGGTCGCGTGGCGCCTGAAGGTGTGGACCCCGCTCGCGGTTTCGCAGGCCCCGTGGTACGGCAATCCCAAGTTCAACCGCAGTCACTACCTGTTCCTCGCGTTCACCGCGTGGATCAGCGTCACCTACTTCACCGCGATCAACCAGACCGTCGCGTGGCCGTACTTTCTGGAGTACGCCAAGATCTTCGTGATGTTCATCTGCGCCACGCTCGTGCTCCGCACGGTCCGCGATTTGTGGATCATCTACTACGTGATGATCGGCTGCGCGGTGTACATCGCTTACGAGGTCAACTTCTTCTACTTCGCGTGGGGCTGGCTGATGCTGGCCACGCGGGGCTACGGCGGGCTGGACAACAACGGGGCCGCGCTCATCTTCGCGATGGCCGTGCCGCTGTGCTTCTTCGCGTGGGAGGCGCACACCCGCCGGTGGCGGTGGGCGTTCCTCCTGGTGATCCCGGTGCTCCTGCACGCGGTCCTGCTCTCGTTCTCGCGCGGCGCGATGCTCTCGCTGCTCGTGACATCAATACCCATGTTCCTGCGAGCCCGGAACAAGCGGTTCGTCGCCGCGGTGTACCTGGTCGGTGCGGTTCTCGTCGTCGGCATGGCGGGGAAGGAGATCCAGGAGCGGTTCTTCTCCATCGGGAAGCAGGACACGGACGCGAGCGCCCAGGCCCGCTGGGTGACGTGGGGCATCGCGGTGAAGATGGCCAACGAGCGCCCGATCTTCGGCATGGGCATCCGCAACTCGAACCTGTTCACCTACCAGTACGGGGCCGATATCGAGGGGCGCACGATCCACAGCCAGTACCTCCAGACCGCGGCCGATAGCGGCTGGGGCGCGCTCGCACTGTACGTCGGGTTGCTGCTCTCGGCGTTCGTCGGGTTGTGGCAGGCCCGGCGCACGCTGCGGCCGTTTACGGACCCGGAAACGCTGAAGGTGCGCTCGCTCGCCGCGGGACTGGAGTGCGCGCTGATTCTGTTCTGTTTCGGCGCGATCTTCCTTTCGCTCGAGCACTTCGAGATGCCGTACATTTGCGTCCTCCTCGCGGTGCAGTTGCACGCGATCACGTGCGCGGTGAAGGCGAAGCTCGGCCCGACGCCGTCCGGGTTACCGCCGCTCACGCTGCCGTACCCGTACCCGGCCGCCTCTCGTCCCGCGGCGGTGCCGTCGTGA
- a CDS encoding RIFT barrel domain-containing protein encodes MEHVVELNVVAPAVGRGPVTTGVPFPRSALPDPQKLVLRDASGKAVRLQSRATDRWPDGSVRWALLDWIAEANAGPYRVAVGEPAAVEGPVVRVEERDEIVVVDTGVLQLELQTLATFGFRQVGVEGTGGSRTVYPLVTEGKGDSWFPFLFGNGYKIETGPVRTVLHFSGLFRRNVASTLCAEFDIQMHFFAGSVAVRIEFTIRNSRRAAHPSGLWDLGDSGSVFLKDASFTFALPTGEMGVRCSPEIGSPAEDFAAPFELYQDSSGGENWRSTNHLNRKHEVPVAFRGYKLKSGESERTGLRATPIVTLSRGADSVGVAVPHFWQNFPQAVEATSNSLTLRLFPQQSTDSHELQGGEQKTWTFAVAFGSDATPEALEWSRTPARAFASPKWYCESGAIPYLSPKVDDPNADYLKLVDAAIEGADTFDAKREKIDEYGWRHFGDIYGDHEAVYHTGPQPMVSHYNNQYDPIAGFAYQLMRSGDLRWLRHMEELAAHVIDIDIYHTTQDKSAYNGGLFWHTYHYVDADTGTHRSYPRSLLQLKGMPGLDPNDPKAQRSKSVYALGGGPANEHNYATGLMLHHFLTGSAASREAALGLARWVIDMDDGSKTVFRWLASGDTGYASQSRDAGYHGPGRGSGNSLSALIDGHRLSGDVAFLNKAEQLVRRCIHPNDDVPKRNLLDVENRWFYTMFLQALGKYLDHKIERDELDAMYAYARASLLHYARWMADHEVPTLSRPEILEYPNETWAAQDMRKSEVFKFAAKHATGAEKARFLERAEFFFRDSVSRLTAFETRTLARPVVLMLSFGYMHAHFQRHPEEAAPPPKVEARDFGRPEVFVPQKVRAKKRAKLLVVAGVALGLLGVVALVGWLLLK; translated from the coding sequence TTGGAACACGTCGTCGAACTCAACGTTGTCGCACCGGCCGTCGGCCGAGGGCCGGTCACCACGGGTGTTCCGTTCCCGCGCAGCGCGCTACCCGATCCGCAAAAACTCGTGCTCCGCGACGCTTCCGGGAAGGCCGTTCGCCTTCAGTCGCGTGCGACCGATCGCTGGCCAGACGGGTCCGTGCGGTGGGCGCTACTCGACTGGATCGCGGAAGCGAACGCCGGCCCGTACCGCGTGGCAGTCGGTGAGCCGGCCGCGGTCGAAGGGCCGGTGGTAAGGGTGGAGGAGCGCGACGAGATCGTTGTTGTCGATACGGGAGTGCTACAGCTTGAATTACAGACATTAGCTACCTTCGGGTTTCGTCAGGTAGGTGTAGAGGGGACTGGCGGTAGTAGGACGGTGTACCCGCTTGTTACTGAAGGGAAGGGGGACTCGTGGTTCCCATTCCTGTTTGGTAATGGATACAAAATAGAGACTGGGCCGGTACGAACGGTACTGCACTTCTCCGGTCTGTTTAGGAGGAACGTGGCGTCCACTTTATGCGCCGAATTCGACATCCAGATGCACTTCTTCGCCGGGTCCGTGGCGGTGCGGATCGAGTTCACCATTCGCAACTCGCGCCGTGCGGCCCACCCCAGCGGGCTTTGGGACTTGGGCGACTCGGGGTCTGTTTTCTTGAAGGATGCTTCATTCACGTTCGCGCTTCCGACGGGCGAAATGGGCGTTCGGTGTTCGCCCGAAATTGGATCACCAGCGGAAGATTTCGCGGCCCCGTTTGAGCTGTATCAGGATTCGAGTGGCGGCGAGAACTGGCGTAGCACGAATCATCTCAATCGCAAGCACGAGGTGCCGGTCGCGTTTCGCGGGTACAAGCTGAAGTCCGGTGAATCGGAACGAACCGGGCTTCGTGCGACACCAATTGTCACGCTGTCGCGGGGAGCGGACTCGGTCGGGGTCGCGGTGCCGCACTTCTGGCAGAATTTTCCGCAAGCGGTCGAAGCGACGTCGAATTCACTTACGCTGCGCCTGTTCCCGCAGCAATCCACAGACTCTCACGAACTGCAAGGCGGAGAGCAGAAGACGTGGACGTTCGCGGTCGCGTTCGGCTCGGACGCGACTCCCGAGGCCCTGGAGTGGTCCCGCACACCGGCACGCGCGTTTGCGTCGCCGAAGTGGTACTGCGAGAGCGGAGCGATTCCATACCTTTCGCCGAAGGTCGATGACCCGAACGCGGACTACCTGAAGCTCGTGGACGCGGCCATCGAAGGGGCTGACACGTTTGATGCCAAGCGCGAGAAGATCGACGAATACGGCTGGCGGCACTTCGGCGATATTTATGGCGACCACGAAGCGGTCTACCACACCGGACCGCAACCGATGGTGTCGCATTACAACAACCAGTACGACCCGATCGCGGGGTTCGCGTACCAACTGATGCGCAGCGGCGACCTTCGCTGGCTGCGGCACATGGAAGAACTCGCGGCCCACGTGATCGACATCGACATCTATCACACCACGCAAGACAAGTCCGCGTACAACGGCGGGCTGTTCTGGCACACGTACCACTACGTCGACGCGGATACGGGCACGCACCGGTCGTACCCGCGTTCACTGCTTCAACTGAAGGGGATGCCGGGGCTCGATCCGAACGACCCAAAGGCCCAGCGTTCCAAGAGCGTGTACGCGCTCGGCGGCGGACCCGCGAACGAGCACAACTACGCCACCGGACTGATGCTCCACCACTTCCTGACGGGAAGTGCGGCCTCGCGCGAAGCCGCGCTCGGTCTGGCGCGGTGGGTGATCGACATGGACGACGGCAGTAAGACGGTATTCCGCTGGCTCGCGAGCGGCGACACCGGGTACGCGAGTCAGAGCCGTGACGCGGGCTACCACGGTCCCGGGCGCGGGTCGGGGAACTCGCTGTCCGCACTCATCGACGGCCACCGGCTCAGTGGCGACGTCGCGTTCCTCAACAAAGCGGAGCAGCTCGTTCGTCGCTGCATCCACCCGAACGACGACGTGCCGAAACGCAACCTACTCGATGTGGAGAACCGCTGGTTCTACACGATGTTCCTCCAGGCGCTCGGGAAGTACCTCGATCACAAAATCGAGCGCGACGAACTCGACGCAATGTACGCTTACGCCCGCGCGAGCCTGTTGCACTACGCGCGCTGGATGGCGGACCACGAAGTGCCGACGCTGTCGCGCCCGGAGATCCTCGAATACCCCAACGAAACCTGGGCCGCGCAGGACATGCGCAAGAGCGAGGTCTTCAAGTTCGCCGCGAAGCACGCGACCGGCGCGGAAAAGGCACGCTTCCTCGAACGCGCGGAGTTCTTCTTCCGCGATTCCGTGTCGCGCCTCACCGCGTTCGAGACGCGCACGCTCGCACGACCCGTCGTGCTGATGCTGTCATTCGGCTACATGCACGCACACTTCCAGCGCCACCCCGAAGAAGCCGCCCCACCGCCGAAGGTCGAAGCGCGCGACTTCGGGCGCCCGGAAGTATTCGTGCCGCAAAAGGTGCGGGCCAAGAAGCGCGCGAAGCTGCTCGTGGTGGCTGGCGTCGCACTGGGGCTGCTCGGTGTGGTGGCTCTGGTGGGGTGGCTGCTGCTGAAGTAA